A genomic window from Brassica oleracea var. oleracea cultivar TO1000 chromosome C8, BOL, whole genome shotgun sequence includes:
- the LOC106312339 gene encoding germin-like protein subfamily 1 member 8, which produces MKSLSCIAVLSLLALTLPLAIASDPSPLQDFCVGVNTPASGVFVNGKFCKDPRIVNADDFFSSVLNRPGNVNNAVGSNVTTVNVNNLGGLNTLGISLVRIDYAPNGQNPPHTHPRATEILVVQQGTLLVGFVSSNQDGNRLFAKTLNVGDVFVFPEGLIHFQFNLGRTPAVAIAALSSQNAGVITIANTVFGSNPAIDPNVLARAFQMDANVIRDLQNRF; this is translated from the exons ATGAAGAGTCTCTCTTGTATTGCAGTTCTATCTCTCTTGGCTTTGACACTTCCATTAGCCATTGCTTCTGATCCAAGCCCCCTTCAAGATTTCTGCGTTGGCGTCAATACACCAGCAAGTGGAG TGTTTGTGAATGGAAAGTTCTGCAAGGATCCAAGGATCGTTAACGCCGATGACTTCTTTTCCTCAGTACTCAACAGACCTGGAAATGTAAATAACGCTGTTGGGTCCAATGTGACAACCGTGAATGTTAACAACCTTGGAGGATTGAACACCCTTGGAATCTCACTTGTTCGTATAGACTATGCACCCAACGGTCAGAACCCACCTCACACTCACCCACGTGCCACTGAGATCTTGGTTGTCCAACAAGGAACCTTGCTTGTAGGGTTTGTCTCTTCAAACCAAGATGGAAACCGTCTTTTCGCCAAAACGCTCAATGTTGGTGATGTATTTGTGTTTCCAGAAGGACTCATCCATTTCCAGTTCAACCTAGGACGAACTCCAGCGGTTGCAATCGCTGCGTTGAGCAGCCAAAACGCAGGTGTTATCACGATTGCTAACACAGTGTTTGGGTCTAACCCAGCTATAGACCCGAATGTTCTTGCAAGGGCATTCCAGATGGATGCTAATGTCATCAGGGATTTACAAAATAGGTTCTAA
- the LOC106312340 gene encoding germin-like protein subfamily 1 member 8, whose protein sequence is MKSLSCIAVLFLLALTLPLAIASDPSPLQDFCVGVNSPASGVFVNGKFCKDPRIVNADDFFSSVLNRPGNVSNAVGSNVTTVNVDNLGGLNTLGISLVRIDYAPNGQNPPHTHPRATEILVVQQGTLLVGFVSSNQDGNRLFAKTLNVGDVFVFPEGLIHFQFNLGRTPAVAIAALSSQNAGVITIANTVFGSNPAIDPNVLARAFQMDANVIRDLQNRF, encoded by the exons ATGAAGAGTCTCTCTTGTATTGCAGTTCTATTTCTCTTGGCTTTGACACTTCCATTAGCCATTGCTTCTGATCCAAGCCCCCTTCAAGATTTCTGCGTTGGCGTCAATTCACCAGCAAGTGGAG TGTTTGTGAATGGAAAGTTCTGCAAGGATCCAAGGATCGTTAACGCAGATGACTTCTTTTCATCGGTACTCAACAGACCTGGAAATGTAAGTAACGCTGTTGGGTCCAATGTGACAACCGTCAATGTTGACAACCTTGGAGGATTGAACACCCTTGGAATCTCACTTGTTCGTATAGACTATGCACCCAACGGTCAGAACCCACCTCACACTCACCCACGTGCCACTGAAATCTTGGTTGTCCAACAAGGAACCTTGCTTGTAGGGTTTGTCTCTTCAAACCAAGATGGAAACCGTCTTTTCGCCAAAACGCTCAATGTTGGTGATGTATTTGTGTTTCCAGAAGGACTCATCCATTTCCAGTTCAACCTAGGACGAACTCCAGCGGTTGCAATCGCTGCGTTGAGCAGCCAAAACGCAGGTGTTATCACGATTGCTAACACAGTGTTTGGGTCTAACCCAGCTATAGACCCGAATGTTCTTGCAAGGGCATTCCAGATGGATGCTAATGTCATCAGGGATTTACAAAATAGGTTCTAA